In Acinetobacter pittii, one genomic interval encodes:
- the ydfC gene encoding DMT family transporter — MAISLAAETQPPAFKLYLCIAVTVFCWGYSPIGVHSALHSYTPQHIALLRFLIASFFLLLLVIKKGIQPLNWKDVPALAVLGFFSVTLHHLLINTGQQYVTAVASSILSQSIPLFTFIISVLVFKEKISFKQWLCILLGLGGAVLVVSGDHGFGVPSPYSLLIVLAAIAWGLYFNLYKKFALNYDALSMMCYIIWFGTIPLLFYSAHLPSEILHATWQANMSVVLLGIFPSAMAYVLWGYVLKNMPLTIASNFLYCSPIVAMSLAVLFLNEKPSMMVLLGGVIIVGSLVWMNWGNRRPIE, encoded by the coding sequence ATGGCAATTTCTCTTGCTGCCGAAACCCAGCCTCCAGCTTTTAAGCTCTATTTATGTATTGCTGTAACCGTTTTTTGTTGGGGCTATTCACCTATTGGTGTACATAGTGCCTTGCATTCATATACACCGCAGCATATTGCCTTGCTCCGTTTTTTGATTGCATCTTTTTTTTTACTACTTTTGGTCATAAAAAAAGGCATTCAGCCTTTAAATTGGAAGGATGTTCCTGCTCTTGCTGTATTAGGATTTTTCTCTGTAACGCTACATCATTTGCTCATAAATACAGGGCAGCAATATGTGACTGCGGTTGCATCCAGCATCTTAAGCCAATCTATTCCTTTATTTACTTTTATTATTTCAGTTTTAGTTTTTAAAGAAAAAATCAGTTTTAAACAGTGGTTATGTATTTTATTGGGACTTGGCGGCGCCGTGTTAGTGGTTAGTGGAGATCATGGTTTTGGTGTACCGAGTCCTTATAGTTTATTGATTGTTTTAGCCGCAATTGCATGGGGGCTGTACTTTAATTTATATAAAAAATTTGCCTTAAATTATGATGCATTGAGCATGATGTGCTACATCATTTGGTTCGGGACCATTCCTTTACTATTTTATAGTGCTCATTTGCCTAGTGAAATTTTACATGCTACTTGGCAAGCCAATATGTCGGTTGTTTTATTGGGTATTTTTCCAAGTGCGATGGCTTATGTACTGTGGGGATATGTACTTAAAAATATGCCATTAACGATTGCATCGAATTTTTTATATTGCTCACCGATTGTCGCGATGAGTTTAGCAGTGCTTTTCTTAAATGAAAAACCATCAATGATGGTGTTACTAGGTGGAGTAATTATTGTGGGGAGTCTGGTGTGGATGAATTGGGGTAATAGGCGCCCTATCGAATAA
- the glyQ gene encoding glycine--tRNA ligase subunit alpha, translating into MSRAISHIDTFQGLILALQNYWAEQGCVVLQPYDMEMGAGTFHTATFLRALGPETWNAAYVQPSRRPKDGRYGENPNRLQHYYQFQVVLKPNPDNIQQLYLDSLKAIGIDTLTHDIRFVEDNWESPTLGAWGLGWEVWLNGMEVTQFTYFQQVGGVECYPVTGEITYGLERLAMYLQGVDSVYDLVWTKGQFGTVTYGDVFHQNEVEQSTYNFEYAPVEKLFELFDFYESEANRLIEAKLSLPAYEQVVKASHTFNLLDARGAISVTERQRYILRVRTLARAIAQSYVQARAELGFPMAEPHLRDEVLAQLKAQAESEAVKAEKN; encoded by the coding sequence ATGAGTCGCGCCATCTCGCACATTGATACATTTCAGGGCTTAATTCTTGCCCTACAAAACTATTGGGCCGAACAAGGCTGCGTCGTACTACAACCTTACGACATGGAAATGGGCGCTGGAACATTCCACACCGCAACATTCTTACGTGCTTTAGGGCCTGAGACTTGGAACGCGGCATACGTTCAACCTTCACGTCGTCCAAAAGATGGCCGCTATGGTGAAAACCCGAACCGTTTGCAACATTACTACCAGTTCCAAGTGGTACTTAAGCCAAACCCAGACAATATCCAACAGCTTTATCTCGATTCTTTAAAAGCAATCGGGATTGATACGCTTACTCACGACATCCGTTTCGTAGAAGACAACTGGGAATCTCCAACTCTTGGTGCGTGGGGCTTAGGTTGGGAAGTTTGGCTTAATGGTATGGAAGTAACTCAGTTCACTTACTTCCAGCAAGTCGGTGGTGTTGAATGTTACCCAGTAACAGGTGAAATCACTTACGGTTTAGAACGTCTTGCAATGTACCTTCAAGGTGTTGACTCGGTATATGACCTAGTTTGGACCAAAGGCCAATTTGGTACTGTAACTTACGGCGACGTATTCCATCAAAATGAAGTTGAGCAATCGACTTATAACTTTGAATACGCTCCAGTTGAAAAACTATTTGAACTATTTGATTTTTACGAATCAGAAGCAAACCGTTTAATCGAAGCAAAACTTTCTCTTCCTGCTTATGAGCAAGTTGTTAAAGCGTCTCATACCTTTAACTTGCTTGATGCACGTGGCGCAATTTCTGTGACTGAGCGTCAACGTTACATTTTACGTGTACGTACTTTAGCGCGTGCTATTGCACAAAGTTATGTACAAGCGCGTGCAGAACTTGGCTTCCCAATGGCAGAACCACATTTACGTGATGAAGTATTGGCACAGTTAAAAGCACAAGCTGAAAGTGAAGCAGTAAAGGCGGAGAAAAACTAA
- a CDS encoding putative DNA modification/repair radical SAM protein, with amino-acid sequence MSDRIREKLQILADAAKYDVSCSSSGSDRKNKDKGLGDASHSGICHSYTEDGRCVSLLKILFSNICIFDCAYCVSRRSNDVQRAAFTVQEVVDLTINFYRRNYIEGLFLSSGIFKSADHTMERMLQVVKKLRLEENFNGYIHLKTIPGASPELIHEAGLYADRMSINLEMPTEVGLKTFAPEKSHEEVQKDLGLVRDRLIQLKDERQIIKHVPKYVPAGQTTQMVVGAHQESDQDVLFMADKHYKEFKLKRVYFSGYIPINTENNYLPAVGSAPPLLRENRLYQSDWLMRFYGFEVNEIVNEKFPNLDLDVDPKLSWALRHPEQFPVDLNRADYQMILRVPGIGVKSAKKIVQARRFGKIHIDLLKKLGVAYQRAKFFIRCEDSPKFQKELSSSFIRQQILTQGSSKYVQQLSPQLSLGF; translated from the coding sequence ATGTCTGATCGCATTCGAGAAAAACTACAAATTCTTGCTGATGCTGCTAAATATGATGTGTCTTGTTCATCAAGTGGCAGTGACCGTAAAAATAAAGATAAAGGTCTGGGGGATGCCAGTCATTCGGGCATTTGTCATAGCTATACCGAAGATGGCCGCTGTGTATCTCTTTTAAAAATTCTATTTAGCAATATTTGTATTTTTGACTGCGCCTATTGTGTTTCACGCCGTTCTAACGACGTTCAGCGTGCGGCATTTACGGTGCAAGAGGTCGTAGACTTAACCATTAATTTTTATCGCCGTAATTATATTGAAGGCTTGTTTTTAAGCTCAGGCATTTTTAAATCGGCCGATCATACGATGGAGCGTATGCTTCAAGTGGTGAAGAAGTTACGTCTTGAAGAAAACTTTAATGGCTATATTCACCTAAAAACGATTCCGGGAGCATCGCCTGAACTGATTCATGAGGCAGGTTTATATGCTGACCGGATGAGTATTAATTTAGAGATGCCAACCGAGGTAGGGCTAAAAACTTTTGCACCAGAAAAATCACATGAGGAAGTGCAAAAAGATTTAGGTTTGGTCCGTGACAGGCTCATTCAGCTTAAAGATGAGCGACAAATCATTAAGCATGTGCCGAAATATGTACCGGCAGGGCAGACTACGCAAATGGTAGTGGGTGCTCATCAAGAGTCAGACCAAGATGTCTTGTTTATGGCAGACAAGCACTATAAAGAATTTAAACTTAAACGCGTCTATTTTTCGGGCTATATCCCAATTAATACTGAAAATAATTACTTGCCAGCAGTGGGTTCTGCACCGCCATTATTGCGGGAAAACCGACTTTACCAAAGTGATTGGCTGATGCGTTTTTACGGTTTTGAAGTCAATGAAATCGTCAATGAAAAATTCCCAAACTTAGACCTTGATGTAGACCCGAAATTAAGTTGGGCTTTAAGACATCCTGAGCAGTTTCCAGTAGATTTAAATCGTGCCGATTATCAGATGATTTTGCGTGTACCAGGCATTGGTGTGAAATCAGCGAAGAAAATTGTGCAGGCTCGCCGTTTTGGAAAAATCCATATCGATTTACTTAAAAAACTCGGCGTAGCTTATCAGCGTGCAAAATTCTTTATTCGCTGTGAAGACA
- the glyS gene encoding glycine--tRNA ligase subunit beta, whose amino-acid sequence MSKHTVLFELGCEELPPKSLKTLRDALQAETVKGLKDAGLNFASIEAYAAPRRLALKIVDIDAAQADTQKRFDGPAVQAAYDAEGKPTKALEGFMRGQGITVDQLSTFQAGKVEKVCYLKDVKGQSLDALLPQILQTALDNLPIAKRMRSAASRTEFVRPVKWVLLLKDDQIVDATIQDHKAGNVTYGHRFHAPEAVTLAHANDYLAALEKAYVVANFEKRQATIQEQVKKLADEVNATAIVPADLLDEVTSLVEWPVALRANFEERFLAVPQEALITTMQDNQKYFCLINAEGKLQPYFITVSNIESKDPTQIIEGNEKVVRPRLSDAEFFFLQDQKQPLASRKEKLANMVFQAQLGTLWDKSTRIAKLAVALSSITGANPVDAEKAALLAKCDLTSELVGEFPELQGIAGTYYARIEGENTEVSEALGEQYLPKFAGDVLPKTKTGTTIALADRLDTLVGIFGIGQAPTGSKDPFALRRSAIGILRLIIENELNVTIEELVNLALQGYGDIVKDHDKTRADAVAFLEGRYRAKYEDQGVAVDVLQAVQALAPKSPLDFDKRVNAVNHFRTLPEAAALAAANKRVANILAKEAAPEGSVVEANLVEDAEKALFAELQAVTPVVEPLLAAKDYTAALSKLAALRAPIDAFFDGVMVMADDADLKANRLRLLAQLRNLFTAVADVSVLQG is encoded by the coding sequence ATGAGCAAACATACTGTTTTATTCGAACTTGGCTGTGAAGAGCTTCCACCAAAAAGCTTAAAAACGTTACGTGATGCTTTACAGGCAGAAACGGTAAAAGGCTTAAAAGATGCGGGCTTAAACTTCGCATCAATTGAAGCTTATGCAGCGCCACGTCGTTTAGCACTTAAAATTGTAGATATCGATGCTGCTCAAGCTGACACACAAAAACGTTTTGACGGCCCTGCTGTTCAAGCGGCTTACGATGCAGAAGGCAAACCGACTAAAGCACTCGAAGGCTTTATGCGTGGTCAAGGGATTACAGTTGATCAGCTTTCTACTTTCCAAGCAGGTAAAGTCGAAAAAGTTTGCTATTTAAAAGATGTGAAAGGTCAAAGCCTTGACGCTTTACTTCCACAAATTTTACAAACTGCGTTAGACAATTTACCAATTGCTAAGCGTATGCGTTCTGCTGCAAGCCGTACCGAATTTGTACGTCCAGTGAAATGGGTTCTTTTGCTCAAAGACGACCAAATTGTTGACGCAACTATTCAAGATCATAAAGCTGGCAATGTGACTTATGGTCACCGCTTCCATGCACCTGAAGCTGTGACGTTAGCGCATGCAAATGACTACTTAGCTGCTTTAGAAAAAGCTTACGTCGTTGCTAACTTTGAAAAGCGTCAGGCGACCATTCAAGAACAAGTGAAAAAGTTAGCTGATGAAGTAAATGCAACTGCGATTGTTCCAGCGGACTTACTTGACGAAGTAACAAGTCTGGTTGAATGGCCTGTGGCTTTACGTGCAAACTTTGAAGAGCGCTTCCTTGCTGTTCCTCAAGAAGCTCTTATTACAACAATGCAAGACAACCAGAAGTATTTCTGTTTGATCAACGCGGAAGGTAAATTACAGCCTTACTTTATTACTGTTTCAAATATTGAGTCTAAAGATCCGACTCAAATTATTGAAGGTAACGAAAAAGTTGTTCGCCCTCGTTTGTCTGATGCTGAGTTCTTCTTCTTACAAGATCAAAAACAACCACTTGCATCTCGTAAAGAAAAACTAGCAAACATGGTATTCCAAGCACAACTCGGTACGCTTTGGGATAAATCAACACGTATTGCAAAACTTGCAGTTGCATTATCTTCAATTACTGGTGCAAACCCAGTCGATGCTGAAAAAGCTGCATTACTTGCTAAATGCGACTTAACCTCTGAGCTTGTTGGTGAGTTCCCAGAACTTCAAGGTATTGCGGGTACTTACTACGCACGTATTGAAGGTGAAAACACTGAAGTTTCAGAAGCTTTAGGTGAACAATATTTACCAAAATTTGCTGGTGATGTTTTACCAAAAACCAAAACAGGTACAACCATTGCTCTCGCTGACCGTTTAGATACGTTAGTTGGTATTTTCGGTATTGGACAAGCGCCAACAGGTTCTAAAGACCCATTCGCTCTTCGTCGTTCAGCAATTGGTATCTTACGTTTAATCATTGAAAATGAATTAAATGTAACTATTGAAGAGTTAGTGAATCTTGCACTTCAAGGTTATGGCGATATCGTTAAAGACCACGACAAAACTCGCGCTGATGCTGTTGCGTTCTTGGAAGGTCGTTACCGTGCCAAGTATGAAGACCAAGGCGTTGCTGTTGACGTACTTCAAGCAGTTCAAGCACTTGCACCAAAATCTCCACTTGATTTTGACAAGCGTGTAAATGCAGTTAACCACTTCCGCACATTACCTGAAGCGGCTGCACTTGCTGCTGCAAACAAGCGTGTTGCTAATATTCTTGCAAAAGAAGCGGCACCAGAAGGTTCTGTCGTTGAAGCGAACTTGGTTGAAGATGCTGAGAAAGCATTATTTGCTGAGCTTCAAGCAGTGACACCTGTGGTTGAACCACTACTTGCAGCAAAAGACTACACTGCTGCCCTTTCTAAGCTTGCAGCACTTCGTGCGCCGATTGATGCATTCTTTGATGGCGTAATGGTTATGGCGGATGATGCTGACCTGAAAGCAAACCGTTTACGTTTATTGGCTCAGTTGCGTAACTTGTTTACTGCTGTGGCTGATGTGAGTGTATTGCAGGGCTAA
- a CDS encoding TCR/Tet family MFS transporter, with amino-acid sequence MNRSLFIIFAIIVLDAIGIGLIFPILPSLLQDMTHSSHIAVYMGVLASLYAAMQFIFSPILGALSDRYGRRSILLISLAGSAINYIFLTFSHSLIFLLIGRIIAGITSANMAVASAYIVDFSSKNNRAKYFGLINAMFGAGFIIGPVLGGLLSEYWLRLPFLVAAMLTGLNLIFAYIVLPPSQQAVPKKKLLFTLNPFKIFTGISSIGGVLPFIAIFFIFSAIGEVYGVCWALWGHDTFHWNGFWVGLSLGAFGLCQMLVQIFIPSHAARILGDRKAVFVGITCSCLALGVMAFAQSGWMIFAIMPIFALGSMGTPSLQALASQKVPAEQQGQFQGVIASTVSLASMVAPLFFSALYFQFQEKWPGAIWLSVIVIYLLALPIILYSTRPVIQQR; translated from the coding sequence ATGAATCGATCTCTATTTATTATTTTTGCAATCATTGTTCTCGATGCTATAGGTATCGGCCTTATTTTTCCAATTCTTCCATCATTGCTGCAAGATATGACTCATAGTAGCCATATTGCTGTATATATGGGGGTATTGGCGAGTCTCTATGCCGCCATGCAATTTATCTTTTCTCCCATATTAGGCGCTTTAAGTGATCGATATGGACGTAGGTCGATCTTACTTATTTCACTTGCGGGTTCAGCAATCAATTACATATTTTTAACTTTTTCACATAGTCTAATTTTCCTATTAATAGGTCGTATTATTGCTGGAATCACCAGCGCCAATATGGCAGTTGCAAGTGCTTATATTGTCGACTTTTCTTCAAAAAATAACCGTGCGAAATACTTTGGTTTAATCAATGCTATGTTTGGTGCAGGTTTTATTATTGGCCCTGTGCTAGGTGGGTTATTGAGTGAATATTGGTTAAGGCTTCCTTTTTTGGTTGCAGCCATGCTAACAGGCCTTAACCTTATTTTTGCATATATTGTTTTGCCCCCATCTCAACAAGCGGTTCCAAAGAAAAAGCTATTATTTACACTAAATCCTTTCAAAATATTTACTGGTATTAGCTCAATTGGTGGTGTACTTCCATTTATTGCGATCTTTTTTATTTTTAGTGCAATAGGAGAAGTTTATGGAGTCTGTTGGGCATTATGGGGACATGATACTTTTCATTGGAATGGTTTCTGGGTAGGACTTTCTTTAGGTGCATTTGGGTTATGCCAAATGTTAGTTCAAATTTTTATTCCCAGTCATGCTGCAAGAATATTGGGTGATCGCAAAGCCGTGTTCGTCGGAATTACTTGCAGTTGTTTGGCTTTAGGGGTGATGGCTTTTGCTCAAAGCGGCTGGATGATTTTTGCCATTATGCCTATTTTTGCGCTAGGAAGTATGGGGACTCCCTCATTACAAGCCCTAGCCTCTCAAAAGGTTCCTGCTGAACAGCAAGGTCAGTTTCAGGGAGTGATTGCCTCTACAGTGAGCTTGGCCTCTATGGTCGCTCCTTTATTTTTCTCTGCCCTTTATTTTCAATTTCAGGAAAAATGGCCAGGTGCAATTTGGCTAAGTGTGATTGTAATTTACCTGCTTGCTTTACCAATCATTTTGTACAGCACCCGACCAGTTATACAGCAAAGATAG
- the ilvY gene encoding LysR family transcriptional regulator, protein MDIAQLKMFQTVVECGTMAKASMQLHCVPSNITTRIKQLEEELGAPLFYREGKSLKLTPSGEIFLDYCHKILALCDEAKRSIHPDAPPSGPLKIGAIESSATTRLPNLLAKYHQRFPEVSIQIITGTWKQLLLDISQHKLDGAIVAGNIDFPMLNKLSIYQEDMVLIASHSLGEINCQEDLIGKEIFMWTEGCPYRAALEEWLKLKNISLPITSITSYATIIGCVSAGSGVALVPKSIYEQYKNLAHIQSYKFEYLSFMQNHFFWHKNVSNHKARDMFIELIKSEFCL, encoded by the coding sequence ATGGATATCGCTCAGTTAAAAATGTTCCAAACTGTGGTTGAATGCGGAACAATGGCTAAGGCATCAATGCAACTGCATTGCGTACCATCCAACATCACAACACGGATTAAACAACTCGAAGAAGAACTGGGTGCACCGTTGTTTTACCGAGAAGGGAAAAGTTTAAAACTCACACCATCTGGAGAAATCTTTCTCGATTATTGCCATAAAATTTTAGCGCTGTGTGATGAAGCAAAACGAAGCATTCATCCAGATGCTCCTCCTTCTGGTCCATTAAAAATTGGCGCTATTGAATCTTCTGCTACGACTCGCCTACCTAATTTGCTAGCGAAATACCATCAACGTTTTCCAGAAGTTTCCATTCAAATTATTACTGGCACATGGAAACAGCTATTACTCGATATTTCTCAGCATAAACTTGATGGTGCGATTGTCGCGGGTAATATTGATTTTCCAATGCTTAATAAACTCAGCATTTACCAAGAAGACATGGTCTTAATTGCATCTCACTCTTTGGGCGAAATTAATTGCCAAGAAGACCTGATTGGCAAAGAAATCTTCATGTGGACTGAAGGCTGTCCTTACCGTGCAGCCCTTGAAGAATGGCTTAAACTTAAGAATATTTCTCTTCCCATCACTAGCATTACCAGCTATGCCACCATTATTGGTTGCGTAAGTGCAGGTTCTGGTGTGGCTTTGGTGCCTAAGAGTATTTATGAGCAATATAAAAATTTAGCCCATATTCAAAGTTATAAGTTTGAATATCTGTCCTTTATGCAAAATCACTTTTTCTGGCACAAAAATGTGAGTAACCATAAAGCTCGAGATATGTTTATAGAATTAATTAAGTCTGAATTTTGTTTATGA